Within Oreochromis aureus strain Israel breed Guangdong linkage group 19, ZZ_aureus, whole genome shotgun sequence, the genomic segment AATCACAAGCCAGGCATGTGTGCTCTGCCCAAAAATAAGCCTTCTTTACTTTAAAGTGTCGCCGCCACTCAAAGTACCTGAGGTACATTTCCTCATTTTTGTCCAGGAGCAGCAGGTAATCAGCCAATTCCTTGGGCGAGCTGAAGTCGTCAACATGAATGAAGGCGTCTCCCTGGATAAAGTTCTCGTAATTCTGCCTGGGTGGGCCGAGAACCACTGGCACTGTCCCCACTGAGAGTGGGTTGTACAGTTTCTCAGTAATGTAATCTTTGTGGATGGAGTTCTCAAACGCCAGATAGAACTTGCAGCTGGCGATGGTGGGGAAGTAGTCTTGGTCAGAGATGTACTCCCCAAAGGCCTGTCCATATGCATGAACCTCAATGTGTTTGTAGAGTTCATTGTAATATTTCACCCGCACGTGATCCTGGTTCCAGTTGCTTACAATCCAGCAGATCAGCTTGTTTTTGCTGGGTGGTACAAAATCCTCTTCCCCTTCTGCTGCTACGATGGACCCATAAGGCACTTCAATGTCAGCATCCTGACGGTAATTGAGAGTCAGATTGAACAGGTTCTCTATCCCAGGCAGCTGGGACGAATGTGACGGCGACTCAAAGTTCATCCATATCCACTTCTGGAACGACGGTCGCTGCAGCGGCGGCAgattggacaggtcagtgctGATGTCCCGGTGATGGATGACGACCCCATCAGACTTATTGTAGAAGTTCCTGTCTGCTGTGATGAAGCAGCCATCAATGTTAAAGAGAGAGCTGCAGACGCTCAGGTCGTACGTTTGTCCGAAGGGCCAGAGCCAGATCAGCACAGTGGTCACGTTTTTATCGCTCTTGGTGGAGAAGAGGTTCTTGACCCGGTCTGTGGATACTGTTGACTCTACAGGACCTGATAGCCAGCTTGTAGATGGtttaaaatacatcaaaaaCAGAGTCACAAAGCATCCCAATATAAAAGTACCAAGCAGAAGGGGTCGCAGAATTCTGTGAAAAGGTGCAGATGGCATACTCTGTCCTAAAAGGGGCAAACCAAAGAGAAAAATACCACATGGTCAGCAGGATACAACATCAGGACTGATCATCTTATCGGGGTAAGGGTTTACATACTACCAACATGTAATAATGTCTACTGGATCATTGACTCTGAACAGAATCTGTGGCTTTAAATACTTAGTGGTATACTGTGTGGTGCTTAAAGCAATAGTTTGCATCGGTgctcataaataaaactgtgatGCCTCCTACAAAAAATTGCAATACCAACCTGGCGGATTTTACTGAATGCTGAAATCCAAGCAAGAGTAGAGGTTGTGGGAATTTGAGGGAACAGCTCCTACATCGGATCGAAGCTTGGATTAACCTCCTCTGTGATTCGGTGCTCATAGGAAAACAAATTGCAGGTTGGAGCTAGAAGATGCTTCTTTGCTCTTAGGCTGAATAATAACGATCCTTAATGACTGAATGAAGTGTGTTTGATCTTGAATTTACAGGTCTTCTTAATGATGCCTCCTTTACACGAGCAAAGAAAGAGAATGAGAGAGAATCTATTAGGccagaaaaagagacaaaaaccaAGCACTTTGATGACCCCTCCCATTTTGCCTACTCTCTCCTTACTTGACCACAGGTATGCTATAACCAGTCTTGGCATAACAAATGGACTTTGGGAATCTCTTTTGGACTTTGCCGTATTTTTATCACTAGTGTAAAAAAATCTGTCTCAGAGATACACACAGGTTTTAAGCTTGGACAGAGAGAGCTTCGTCAGCCAATTCTTGTTAGCACATACACTTTGAGTTCATTAGTGCAGTGGTGGTTCTTGAATTCACTTAACTAGATTTAAGACACTAGGTTATGCGTAGGGAATCCTCTGTGTCAACTGTTACATTATCATGGGTAGAGATATATGCTTGGGAACACCTCAGTGGTTTTGATGGGATCACTGGTTTAATCAGTTACCACTATTTAACCCCTACAATTAACTGCCTAAAGGCTAGGGTTAAGTTACATGGGTTTGGATGAGTGAGTAGGAGGACTGTTCTCCAGTTTCCTTGGCTTGTCCCTGACTTGTAATTGGCTCCTCCATTGGAGTCACTGAATCAGTGCCCAAAGGCTTTGGTCTTATAAACTGTTGAACACTTTGTTAGTAACTTGTTGTGGTGTGGGACCTTTATATTGCGACAACATATCACGTTTGGTTAGGATTATTTGTTGCTGCTTTTGGTTGTAACTTGGGTTGCGGCTGTTATGCTCTTTTGTATTAGATGTCTTACTATCGTCTGTGTCCAGTGTAGAAACTTTATAATCCTTAAGCTgtgtacacactggaacttaGTCTCCTGTTGCGTATCGCTTTATAGCTGGCAGCTGGTGGCTTGTGGATGTTTCAAACTCTGGTTGCCATATTTACCACCAGGTCATATGTTAATTAGTGATATCCTACATTCTCATGATTAGTCACTTCAATCAGTTGCCAGGGATTTGAAAAAGGTTTACCTCAGGCTCTACTAACTTCATACAGTGATAATTTCACCTATAGTCGCTGAATGTCCTTGACTTTCTGTGGTCGCCATGTTGCACTTCCAGTTTGGAAATAGCTTTTTTCACATGTGGAACCATACGGAGGTTTGGGATATGACTGTCCAGTTAAGCTACCTAGCATGTCACTGTTTGCTTTCTAGTTATTCCTCCTCTCTCTTGGTCTGTTCTGTTCTCTTAAATATGCCCCTAGAAATATCAAGACTGTAGAAAGAATAACTGACAGTACTAGCAGAGTCGAGATAAAAGTTTTTAACAGCCTACAGTATCTGTCACTCTACAATCTTTAACATGACAAGTGCTAGAGCAATGGATTTTTGTAAAAGGAAGCATATCTGTCATCACTTGGCTAACTGTCAAATACCTGCATCCACACGCTCACCATGACTGAACCAGGCACTGTACATTTCTTAATTCAATTGTGGTTCTTTCAAACTCCATTACTTTGTGGGTTTCCCTGTGTTCTGTGCCCACTGAGCTACTTCATAGCGCCACAGAGAAAGCTTAAATTTCCAGCCTGCATGCAGAGATGAGCTTAATCTCTACAAACAAGTGTGTTAGACAAAACAAAAGTTCTTACAAAAATAGTCAGCTAGTCCTAGATAGTCCTAGATATCTTTTAAAAGTTCCCAGTTAGGCATGGATGTAGGTTGTTAGTCTGTGTGTTGTAAGAGAATGCTGCCATCTTAAGGCTGAGAAGAATAGAAGGGCTCTCTGGGGCTCAGCAcacctgcatttggcacagagGCCACACAAGCCTGACATGCCAAGTGCAGAATCAAAGCTTGAGAGACGATTTTTCTTCCATGCATCCCTGAAACATATCTGAATCAGTAACATCAAAGGAAACGGTAACATGCACTGTATCATCTGTGGCATACAGGGAAGAGCACTGGGCTTTGCCTCCTTCATCCATGCTTCATCCAAGTCTTTGACTTTGGTACACAGATATGCACCCAGAGGACACACGAGCCAGAGATGGATTGAGATAAGAGCCAAATGAGTGTGACTCGTTTTAAAGGCTTATGGTATCAATACATTTTcatgggcagcacggtggcacggtggttagcactgttgccgcacagcaagaaggtcctgagttcaattccgacatcaggccggggtctttctgtgtggagtttgcatgttctcccgtgtttgcgtgggttctctccggtactcggcttcctcccaccgtccaaagacatgcaacttgtggggataggttaattggaaaatccaaattgccactaggtgtgaatgtgcgagtgaatggttgtttgtccctgtgtgttggccctgcgacagactggtggcctgtccagggtgtaccccgcctctcgccctatgacagctgggataggctccagcgccccccgcgaccctgaaaaggataagcggaagcgaatggatggatggacattttCATGTAGGGAAAATCCTCTTACAGCACTCAACCATGCTTCCTGTCAGCTGCAGTGATAAGCTCTGTGGTTAACAGAGGATGCATCCCATGCTTGCCATCATGTGCTGGTgtcatttatataaaaacaccccaTAGGACAGAGGTTGACCTGTATTGCAGTGATCAGATCAGGCCTTTTAAGTTCCAGTGTCTCCAAAGCGATTATTTAAAGAAGGTGCACaacgttttatttatttatttagatgtCTTTCTATCTCTAAACCACCAAAATGAGACTAAGGGGAGTCTCCTGCAGCtcattcacatttaaaaaaaagcatagcTGTGATTTTGTTAAATGCATTGTGATGTATTTGGGACACAGAAAGAGCACCGCATGGGTGAGTAGTCTGCAGCGAGGCCACGTTTGAAGTGGCTGGAGAGCAGTaaggggagggaaaaaaacgcAGTCACACATTTTCTGTGGCAATATCAGTCACAGAAATCCCAAACAGCGTTTTGTAACAGGTATGCAAAGGCTAAAGCTGCACATGTACACCAAAATTGTTGTCTTTAGATTTGCACCACAAATTTCTGGAAGGAGCCCCGCACTGGCTGAAAACGGACACTCCATCTCAGGTGAGAATTAATTTCCAGCCACCGAGCACTGAAGGTCATTTCAAAACGTGACGCTGTAGTGGAGCCACTCTTTAAAATGGTTGTCTTTTGGCGTGACACTGCATTGAAGTTGATGGGAATAATAAAGATACACTGGAATATTTTCCAGTGCTGACTAACAGAACCTAGATAATAGCGCGCGGGGGGTATATTTGCAGCTATGAGGGCAAGGTTTGAAATACAAGTCACATTC encodes:
- the LOC116326090 gene encoding 4-galactosyl-N-acetylglucosaminide 3-alpha-L-fucosyltransferase 9-like — protein: MPSAPFHRILRPLLLGTFILGCFVTLFLMYFKPSTSWLSGPVESTVSTDRVKNLFSTKSDKNVTTVLIWLWPFGQTYDLSVCSSLFNIDGCFITADRNFYNKSDGVVIHHRDISTDLSNLPPLQRPSFQKWIWMNFESPSHSSQLPGIENLFNLTLNYRQDADIEVPYGSIVAAEGEEDFVPPSKNKLICWIVSNWNQDHVRVKYYNELYKHIEVHAYGQAFGEYISDQDYFPTIASCKFYLAFENSIHKDYITEKLYNPLSVGTVPVVLGPPRQNYENFIQGDAFIHVDDFSSPKELADYLLLLDKNEEMYLRYFEWRRHFKVKKAYFWAEHTCLACDYLRRHKEYKAFNNLDKWYWGG